A single window of Culicoides brevitarsis isolate CSIRO-B50_1 chromosome 3, AGI_CSIRO_Cbre_v1, whole genome shotgun sequence DNA harbors:
- the LOC134834557 gene encoding antigen 5 like allergen Cul n 1-like — MSTKRKNLILRLHNRLRNKVALGQLSGYPKAVRMPMLRWDDELAFLAELNVKQCEMKHDECRNTDKFHYAGQNLAYIGGGNSNAERIKALVRKWFEEYKDANSSFIDKYRRHPNGKAIGHFTAMIQDRTDTIGCAILRHTKNSHFFLACNYSFTNMVKDKVYTKGQKSCSKCRTGCNAIYKGLCNPHEYVNPDPDEDLD; from the exons ATGTCAACGAAACGCAAAAATCTGATTCTTCGATTACATAATCGCTTACGAAATAAAGTTGCACTTGGTCAATTGTCAGGATATCCAAAAGCTGTTCGTATGCCAATGCTACGATGGGATGATGAGCTTGCCTTTTTAGCTGAATTGAATGTCAAACAATGTGAGATGAAACATGACGAATGTCGAAATAcggataaatttcattatgctGGACAAAATTTGGCATATATTGGAGGAGGAAATTCGAATGCAGAACGAATCAAAGCTCTTGTTCGAAAATGGTTTGAAGAATATAAAGATGCAAATTCTTCATTCATTGATAAATACCGAAGACATCCAAATGG aaagGCGATTGGTCATTTTACAGCAATGATTCAAGATCGCACGGATACCATTGGATGTGCAATTCTACGACATACAAAGAACTCGCATTTCTTTCTTGCTTGTAATTATTCCTTCACAAATATGGTAAAGGATAAAGTATATACAAAAGGACAAAAATCTTGCAGTAAGTGTCGCACTGGATGCAATGCGATCTACAAGGGTTTATGCAATCCACATGAGTATGTCAATCCCGATCCAGATGAAGATCTTGATTGA
- the LOC134834869 gene encoding putative fatty acyl-CoA reductase CG8306 translates to MTSEVAEFYKNKNVFLTGGSGFLGLTLIEKLLRSCPDVGYIYMLIRSKRGKTVEARMEQITKTPLFERVINERTDKIFRKVIPIVGDVSEKNLGISPADRQTLIDNVHIVIHSAASLDFNQPLRTTVNINLLGTRYVMELCDQMKCLQSMVHISSAYVNSYLTETEEILYPPPTDADGLIALVEKSSDEELAAMLQNILKDHPNTYTLTKHLAEHEVNKYIKKFPCGIVRPSMITPVWLDPLPGWTNSKNGPQGFLMGASKGVVRRLPTSKTVIYDHIPVDVVVNEVLITAQHINKKKDGSLTIFQCTSSTCNPFRWGLVYDRIPEFLHKNPIKSAVWYPNIKFHSSLTMYRISAIFLHFLPAILLDFLLKLSGARPILFRLHTHIWQSLNLLAKFIFTEWKHDNKKTMALEAQLSQVDREIFYIDVRSLKWDSYFEQMAKGVLLYLNKENPKDLAAAKRKDTILYYVHVAFLVIFNCLIGYMMTGFFGYSLGKMIVFSLMSYALFSFL, encoded by the exons ATGACATCGGAAGTAGCCGAATTCTATAAAAACAAGAATGTATTCCTTACAGGAGGCAGTGGTTTTCTCGGTCTAACTTTGATCGAGAAACTATTGAGATCGTGTCCTGAT GTTGGATACATCTACATGTTGATTCGGTCAAAGAGAGGCAAAACAGTTGAAGCACGTATGGAGCAAATAACTAAAACTCCG ctttttgaaCGTGTAATCAACGAACGTACAGACAAAATCTTCCGGAAAGTCATTCCTATCGTTGGTGATGTGAGCGAAAAGAATTTGGGTATTTCGCCAGCAGATCGTCAAACTCTCATTGACAATGTGCACATTGTTATCCATTCAGCAGCTTCGCTCGATTTCAATCAACCTCTCCGTACAACTGTCAACATCAATTTGCTTGGCACGCGTTACGTCATGGAGTTGTGTGATCAAATGAAATGTTTACAATCAATGGTTCATATTTCAAGTGCTTATGTCAATTCATATCTTACGGAAACAGAAGAGATTTTGTATCCGCCGCCCACAGATGCTGATGGTTTGATCGCTTTAGTCGAAAAGTCATCTGATGAGGAGTTGGCAGCAATGTTACAGAACATCTTGAAAGATCATCCGAACACGTATACGTTAACAAAACATTTGGCTGAACATGAAgtcaataaatatattaaaaaatttccgtgtGGTATCGTAAGACCAAGCATGA taactCCTGTATGGCTAGATCCGTTACCTGGATGGACAAACTCTAAAAATGGTCCTCAAGGTTTTCTTATGGGAGCATCGAAAGGCGTCGTACGTAGATTGCCCACAAGCAAAACCGTCATTTATGATCATATTCCTGTCGACGTTGTCGTTAATGAGGTTTTGATTACTGCTCAGCatataaacaagaaaaa AGATGGCTCATTAACAATATTTCAATGCACAAGCAGTACATGTAATCCGTTTCGCTGGGGCCTTGTTTACGATCGAATTCCTGAATTTCTACACAAAAATCCTATCAAAAGTGCTGTTTGGTAtccaaatatcaaatttcactCATCATTAACGATGTACCGCATTTCGGcaattttcttgcatttcttGCCTGcaattttgttagattttctATTGAAACTCAGCGGAGCACGACcgat TTTATTCCGTCTTCACACACATATTTGGCAATCACTCAATTTGCttgcgaaatttatttttaccgaATGGAAGCATGACAACAAAAAGACGATGGCATTGGAAGCGCAACTTTCACAAGTTGATCGTGAAATATTCTACATTGATGTGCGTTCTCTCAAATGGGATTCGTACTTTGAGCAAATGGCTAAAGGCGTATTGTTATATCTGAACAAGGAAAATCCCAAAGATTTGGCTGCTGCGAAACGCAAAGACAccat cttATATTACGTGCACGTTGCATTCCTTGTCATCTTCAATTGTCTGATCGGATACATGATGACAGGCTTCTTTGGATATTCTTTGGGAAAAATGATCGTTTTTTCGTTGATGTCTTATGCACTCTTcagtttcttgtaa
- the LOC134834128 gene encoding UNC93-like protein MFSD11 produces the protein MNRGFVNIIILGFGFMFLFTAFQTMGNIEQTVLKSIAEDDPTFKGDGYTSLAIIYAVFAICNWFVPSIISVTGPRVCIILGALTYCFFVVSFLFPTTWLLYLASAILGVGAALIWTGQGNYLSKCSDPSTISRNSGIFWAMFQMSLFLGNTFVYFVFQGKEKIDHETRLLVFSVLIGVAILGIVFLICLRRAQIPQTVSAVDTEDKEIEIVLTPIETLKNAVRFFFTRDMLLLSVCFLYTGLELSFFSGVYSPSIGFTLEIGSNAKQLVGMSGILIGAGAVLGGATFGILGKKTNRWGRDPIVIMGFVLHMIAFFLIFLNLPNDAPFGDTHEVSFLNPPRVWIALLCSFLLGFGDSCFNTQIYSLLGGVFASKSADAFAIFKFTQSIAAAAAFFYSSTFGLRTQMAIVIVFGVLGTTCYCIEEHFIRKSGRNNSTPSISVNPKEK, from the exons atGAATCGTGGATTTGTCAACATAATTATCTTGGGTTTTGGcttcatgtttttatttacgGCCTTCCAGACAATGGGAAATATTGAG CAAACAGTTCTCAAGAGCATTGCAGAGGATGATCCCACATTCAAGGGTGATGGATACACGAGTTTAGCCATTATTTACGCCGTGTTTGCTATTTGTAATTGGTTTGTACCATCGATAATTTCAGTAACTGGGCCTCGCGTGTGTATTATTCTTGGAGCATTGACATATTG cTTCTTTGTGGTTTCATTCCTGTTCCCAACGACATGGCTTCTATATCTTGCAAGTGCTATTTTGGGTGTCGGCGCTGCTCTCATTTGGACAGGACAGGGcaattatttgtcaaaatgCAGCGATCCAAGCACAATTTCCCGTAATTCAGGCATATTTTGGGCTATGTTTCAGATGAGCTTGTTCCTTGGCAACACCTTCGTGTATTTCGTCTTTCAAggaaaagagaaaattgatCATGAAACACGACTTTTGGTATTTTCTGTGCTGATTGGCGTTGCGATTCTTGGCATTGTATTTTTGATTTGTCTTCGACGAGCACAAATTCCTCAAACGGTATCGGCAGTCGACACAGAAGACAAGGAGATCGAGATTGTGCTGACTCCAATTGAAACACTCAAGAACGCTGTGCGATTCTTCTTTACGCGTGACATGCTGTTGCTCAGTGTTTGCTTTTTGTACACCG GTTTGGAATTGTCCTTTTTCAGTGGCGTTTACAGTCCAAGTATTGGATTCACGTTAGAAATAGGCAGCAATGCGAAACAACTTGTAGGAATGTCTGGAATTCTTATCGGTGCAGGCGCCGTTCTTGGAGGAGCAACATTCGGTATTCTTGGCAAAAAGACGAATCGTTGGGGACGAGATCCAATCGTCATAATGGGATTTGTCTTGCACATGATTGCGttcttcttgatatttttgaatttgccTAATGATGCACCTTTTGGAGACACACACgaagtttcttttttgaatCCTCCACGTGTTTGGATTGCACTATTATGTTCTTTTCTTCTTGGCTTTGGAGATTCCTGTTTCAACACGCAGATTTACTCATTATTAGGAGGAGTTTTTGCCAGCAAATCAGCTGATGCCTTTGCCATTTTCAAATTCACACAG tcaatcgCTGCTGCAGCTGCCTTCTTCTATTCTTCGACATTTGGATTACGCACACAAATGGCAATCGTCATCGTTTTTGGTGTTCTCGGGACAACATGTTACTGCATCGAAGAACATTTTATAAGGAAATCCGGACGAAATAACAGCACTCCATCAATCAGTGTAAATCCAAaggaaaaataa
- the LOC134835570 gene encoding general odorant-binding protein 67-like — MELRAKASSCCKFPAFFSKTILRKCKSQALVKKENGKDVFYEDSCFLDCVFKTSGHSTKGNLSGQFIRDALPPHSLENPLTIINWYHFADMMMAQTCNIRWFTAGTIQRFTAIYKKALANIDAKRPICNIRIAGFWDCMYNQLMGQCLYEMLTQTDACTKMRTRAVQCTWW; from the exons ATGGAACTTCGTGCT AAAGCAAGTAGTTGCTGTAAATTTCCCgcatttttctccaaaactATATTACGAAAGTGTAAAAGTCAGGCTCTCGTTAAGAAGGAAAATGGTAAAGATGTGTTCTACGAAGACTCG tgcTTTTTAGATTGTGTCTTCAAAACATCAGGGCATTCTACGAAAGGAAATCTCTCGGGGCAGTTCATACGAGATGCTTTGCCGCCGCACTCGTTGGAAAATCCGTTAACAATCATCAATTGGTATCATTTCGCTGACATGATGATGGCACAAACTTGCAATATACGAT GGTTTACAGCTGGAACAATTCAACGTTTCACCGCCATCTACAAAAAAGCTCTCGCCAACATCGATGCAAAACGCCCAATTTGCAACATCCGGATCGCTGGCTTTTGGGATTGCATGTACAATCAATTGATGGGACAATGCTTGTACGAAATGTTGACCCAAA CTGATGCATGCACGAAAATGAGAACACGAGCCGTACAATGTACTTGGTGgtag